Proteins from a single region of Gemmatirosa kalamazoonensis:
- a CDS encoding response regulator transcription factor, producing the protein MDTQAAVLVVDDEPQIRRALRNLFGERGDVVLEAATGREALDLANAHAPDLVVLDIGLPDVSGDEVCRALRAQSAVPILVLSARHSEQEKVRLLDAGADDYLTKPFGPSELLARARALARRSRPSDAAAPEAVRSGDITIDFARRTVTRAGVLVHLTPTEWELLRTLAAHAGRTLTHRQLFDAVWRRDHGNAQQYLRVHVTHLRRKIEVDSSEPTLIVTEPGVGYRFEPPTRVA; encoded by the coding sequence ATGGATACGCAGGCGGCGGTGCTCGTGGTCGACGACGAGCCGCAGATCCGGCGCGCGCTGCGCAACCTGTTCGGGGAGCGCGGCGACGTGGTGCTCGAGGCCGCGACGGGACGCGAGGCGCTCGACCTCGCGAACGCGCACGCGCCCGACCTCGTGGTGCTCGACATCGGGCTTCCCGACGTGTCCGGCGACGAGGTGTGTCGGGCGCTGCGCGCGCAGAGCGCGGTGCCGATCCTCGTGCTCTCCGCGCGCCACTCCGAGCAGGAGAAGGTGCGCCTGCTCGACGCCGGCGCCGACGACTACCTCACGAAGCCGTTCGGGCCGAGCGAGCTGCTGGCGCGGGCGCGGGCGCTCGCGCGGCGCAGCCGTCCGTCCGACGCGGCGGCCCCGGAGGCGGTGCGCTCGGGCGACATCACGATCGACTTCGCGCGCCGCACCGTGACGCGCGCCGGGGTGCTCGTGCACCTCACGCCGACCGAGTGGGAGCTGCTGCGCACGCTCGCCGCGCACGCCGGCCGCACGCTGACGCACCGCCAGCTGTTCGATGCGGTGTGGCGCCGCGACCACGGCAACGCGCAGCAGTATCTCCGCGTCCACGTCACGCACCTGCGCCGCAAGATCGAGGTGGACTCGTCGGAGCCGACCCTGATCGTCACCGAGCCGGGCGTCGGCTACCGCTTCGAGCCGCCGACGCGCGTCGCGTAG
- a CDS encoding DUF2339 domain-containing protein: MTDDDRLSRLEQSVEELRREIAALRAERERPRDALRDALRDAPREPPITRAAAPPPIARYAPRRSAGEWLAGQMEGLGLGTLPHDRADVEAIVGRYGTVALAALLILMGVGAFLTWAIANYTIGPGTRVALGVVLAAALGALGWRVRRGDAHEGRRYGDVLLALALAVVHVDAWGAGPYLGLLSPGPALAIAAIASAGLALLAWHERDQPLFVVGVGGALVAPYVTSAGPGHPYVLPLYGWVVLTSGALALPRERRWAFATRLLGIGAAAYTAAMLAPATAGLALAPPRGEVPVLFALATAAAALVVGGPVAAPWLALAHVTTTAGGVIALALDASSGAPRLPLLAAVGDALGYAALWRAVREARRAAPTDPRTDIRTSTTALLLPLALLLGALVALPDAVSDAGAAVGAAWAALAIVAALLGARTVPNGDDPLLGAHAAVAGFASALVPALLLRDRGVARVAGLAAHGALCAAVFARVRRRVAVLPSLTSLAAAAGGAYLLLWERPAFAYTPFLTSASLAAATVVAGCIALAWLAWRTPVLTLGERGALAALAAMVALLWGREELARAPCRTTSRRSCSSATSRRRGSSRSSPAACAASRRRARPGSRSRCTPR; the protein is encoded by the coding sequence GTGACCGACGACGACCGCCTCAGCCGCCTCGAGCAGTCCGTCGAGGAGCTCCGCCGCGAGATCGCCGCGCTGCGCGCCGAGCGCGAGAGACCACGCGATGCGCTACGCGATGCCCTGCGCGACGCGCCGCGCGAGCCGCCGATCACGCGGGCCGCCGCCCCGCCGCCGATCGCGCGCTACGCCCCTCGCCGCTCCGCCGGCGAGTGGCTCGCCGGGCAGATGGAGGGGCTCGGCCTCGGTACGCTGCCGCACGATCGCGCCGACGTCGAGGCGATCGTGGGACGATACGGCACCGTGGCGCTCGCGGCGCTGCTCATCCTCATGGGCGTCGGCGCGTTCCTCACGTGGGCGATCGCGAACTACACGATCGGGCCGGGGACGCGCGTCGCGTTAGGCGTGGTGCTCGCCGCGGCGCTCGGCGCGCTCGGCTGGCGCGTGCGGCGCGGCGACGCGCACGAGGGACGCCGCTACGGCGACGTGCTGCTCGCGCTCGCGCTGGCCGTGGTGCACGTCGACGCGTGGGGCGCGGGACCGTACCTCGGCCTCCTGTCGCCGGGGCCCGCGCTGGCGATCGCGGCGATCGCGTCGGCGGGGCTGGCGCTGCTCGCGTGGCACGAGCGCGACCAGCCGCTGTTCGTCGTCGGCGTCGGCGGCGCGCTCGTCGCGCCGTACGTCACGAGCGCCGGACCGGGGCACCCGTACGTCCTGCCGCTCTACGGATGGGTCGTGCTGACGAGCGGCGCGCTGGCGCTGCCGCGCGAGCGACGGTGGGCGTTCGCCACGCGACTGTTAGGCATCGGCGCCGCGGCGTACACCGCGGCGATGCTCGCGCCGGCGACCGCCGGCCTCGCGCTCGCGCCACCGCGGGGCGAGGTGCCCGTGCTGTTCGCGCTCGCCACCGCGGCGGCGGCGCTCGTCGTCGGGGGACCGGTCGCGGCACCGTGGCTCGCGCTCGCCCACGTCACGACGACGGCGGGCGGCGTGATCGCGCTCGCGCTCGACGCGAGCAGCGGTGCGCCCCGCCTGCCGCTGCTCGCCGCGGTGGGCGACGCACTCGGCTACGCGGCGCTCTGGCGCGCGGTGCGCGAGGCGCGGCGCGCGGCACCGACGGACCCGCGTACCGACATCCGCACCTCGACCACGGCGCTGCTCCTGCCGCTCGCGCTGCTGCTCGGGGCGCTCGTCGCGCTCCCCGACGCGGTCTCGGATGCCGGCGCGGCGGTCGGCGCGGCGTGGGCGGCACTCGCGATCGTGGCGGCGCTCCTCGGCGCGCGCACGGTGCCTAACGGCGACGACCCGCTGCTCGGCGCGCACGCGGCGGTCGCCGGCTTCGCGAGCGCGCTCGTCCCGGCGCTGCTCCTGCGCGATCGGGGCGTCGCGCGCGTCGCGGGGCTCGCCGCCCACGGGGCGCTGTGCGCGGCGGTGTTCGCGCGCGTGCGGCGGCGCGTGGCGGTCCTCCCGTCGCTCACGAGCCTCGCCGCGGCGGCGGGCGGCGCGTACCTGCTGCTCTGGGAGCGGCCGGCGTTCGCGTACACGCCGTTCCTCACCAGCGCGTCGCTCGCCGCGGCCACGGTCGTCGCGGGGTGCATCGCGCTCGCGTGGCTCGCCTGGCGCACGCCGGTGCTCACGCTCGGCGAGCGGGGCGCGCTCGCCGCGCTCGCCGCGATGGTCGCGCTGCTGTGGGGACGCGAGGAGCTCGCGCGCGCGCCGTGTCGCACGACGTCGCGACGTTCCTGCTCGTCGGCTACTTCGCGGCGGCGGGGATCGTCGCGATCCTCGCCGGCCGCGTGCGCCGCATCCCGGCGGCGCGCCAGGCCGGGCTCGCGCTCGCGCTGTACGCCGCGCTGA
- a CDS encoding sensor histidine kinase, with product MRLAGRGRWAVSVGLMVAVVAALVPYRARLEQAHVVLPLLIVVLFGSAMGGRPLGFTLALLGFAALDYFFQPPFDTLVVHKTHDWLVLGSFVTAAGIATQLLARARAEAEAARRRTGEVQRLADLGAETLAAGPAEESLRATADVIRRTLGLRRCDIFVADDDGAVRWATAAARDETALPSDASAADTALQILRAEAPEALGTAPEGVWVERFLPLRAHRRTVGVLRLVDDRGLALDDGQRTFLVALTQYAALAAERVRLVADAEHAAGLREADRLKDLVLASVSHDLRTPLTTIKALAHAAAQRGDEDAAAIEEQADRLTRMVADVLDLSRARGGAIPLALEINAAEDLVGAAIRQTRALFAGRRLDRSLDGDVGALVGRFDFVAALRVLCNLLENATKYAPADAPVELHVHRDGAWLLFDVCDRGPGVPDGERTRIFAPFYRAAGAAADVGGSGLGLAVAVALAEAQGGGLTLAPRVGGGSVFTLRLPAADVDAASFGDADFAGAGERA from the coding sequence ATGCGGCTCGCCGGGCGCGGGCGGTGGGCGGTGTCGGTCGGCCTGATGGTGGCCGTCGTCGCCGCGCTCGTGCCGTACCGCGCGCGGCTGGAGCAGGCGCACGTGGTGCTCCCGCTGCTCATCGTCGTGCTGTTCGGCAGCGCGATGGGCGGACGCCCGCTCGGCTTCACGCTCGCGCTGCTCGGCTTCGCGGCGCTCGACTACTTCTTCCAGCCGCCGTTCGACACGCTCGTCGTGCACAAGACGCACGACTGGCTCGTGCTCGGCTCGTTCGTCACCGCAGCGGGGATCGCGACGCAGCTGCTCGCTCGCGCCCGCGCCGAAGCCGAGGCGGCGCGGCGGCGCACCGGGGAGGTGCAGCGGCTCGCGGACCTCGGCGCGGAGACGCTCGCCGCGGGCCCGGCCGAGGAGTCGCTGCGCGCGACGGCGGACGTCATCCGCCGCACGCTCGGGCTGCGTCGGTGCGACATCTTCGTCGCCGACGACGACGGCGCGGTGCGCTGGGCGACGGCCGCCGCGCGCGACGAGACCGCGCTGCCGAGCGACGCGTCCGCCGCCGACACCGCCCTGCAGATCCTGCGCGCCGAGGCGCCCGAAGCGTTAGGCACCGCGCCCGAAGGCGTGTGGGTCGAGCGTTTCCTTCCACTGCGCGCGCACCGGCGCACGGTGGGCGTGCTGCGGCTCGTCGACGACCGCGGCCTCGCGCTCGACGACGGCCAGCGCACGTTCCTCGTCGCGCTCACGCAGTACGCGGCGCTCGCCGCCGAGCGGGTGCGGCTCGTCGCGGACGCGGAGCACGCCGCCGGGCTGCGCGAGGCCGACCGGTTGAAGGACCTCGTGCTCGCGTCGGTGTCGCACGACCTGCGCACGCCGCTCACGACGATCAAGGCGCTCGCCCACGCTGCCGCGCAGCGCGGCGACGAGGACGCGGCGGCGATCGAGGAGCAGGCCGACCGCCTCACGCGCATGGTGGCCGACGTGCTCGACCTGTCGCGCGCGCGCGGTGGCGCGATCCCGCTCGCGCTCGAGATCAACGCGGCGGAGGATCTCGTCGGCGCCGCGATCCGGCAGACGCGCGCGCTGTTCGCCGGTCGGCGGCTCGATCGGTCGCTCGACGGCGACGTCGGCGCGCTCGTCGGCCGGTTCGACTTCGTGGCCGCGCTGCGCGTGCTGTGCAACCTGCTCGAGAACGCGACGAAGTACGCGCCCGCCGACGCGCCGGTGGAGCTGCACGTGCATCGCGACGGCGCGTGGCTGCTGTTCGACGTGTGCGACCGCGGGCCCGGCGTGCCGGACGGCGAGCGAACGCGTATCTTCGCGCCGTTCTACCGCGCTGCAGGCGCGGCGGCGGACGTCGGCGGCTCGGGGCTGGGGCTCGCGGTCGCGGTGGCGCTCGCCGAGGCGCAGGGAGGCGGGCTCACGCTCGCGCCGCGCGTCGGCGGGGGGAGCGTGTTCACGCTGCGGCTCCCGGCGGCGGACGTCGACGCGGCGAGCTTCGGGGACGCGGACTTCGCCGGTGCGGGAGAGCGCGCCTGA
- a CDS encoding NAD-dependent epimerase/dehydratase family protein, whose product MRHRHHVFVTGATGYLGGALLGALAARGHTVRALVRPGSERRLPSGVPYVLGDALDPASYASGVAPADTLVHLVGVPHPSPAKALEFERVDRASGLAAIAAARAAGVRHLVYVSVAQPAPVMRAYVAVRAAVEAAIRDAHAAGDLDATILRPWYVLGPGHRWPHLLRPVYAVLRRIPSTRDGATRLGLVTRAEMVAALVRAVEAPALGVRVVDVPGIRGVKGNAA is encoded by the coding sequence ATGCGACACCGGCACCACGTCTTCGTCACCGGCGCCACGGGCTACCTCGGCGGCGCGCTGCTCGGCGCGCTCGCGGCGCGCGGTCACACGGTGCGGGCCCTCGTGCGGCCCGGCTCCGAGCGGCGCCTGCCGAGCGGCGTGCCGTACGTCCTCGGCGACGCGCTCGACCCGGCGAGCTACGCGTCGGGCGTCGCGCCCGCGGACACGCTCGTGCACCTCGTCGGCGTGCCGCATCCGAGCCCGGCGAAGGCGCTCGAGTTCGAGCGCGTGGATCGCGCGTCGGGGCTTGCGGCGATCGCCGCGGCACGCGCGGCGGGGGTGCGGCACCTCGTCTACGTGAGCGTGGCGCAGCCGGCGCCGGTGATGCGTGCGTACGTCGCCGTGCGCGCGGCGGTGGAGGCGGCGATCCGCGACGCCCACGCCGCCGGGGATCTCGACGCGACGATCCTGCGCCCGTGGTACGTCCTCGGTCCGGGGCACCGGTGGCCGCACCTGCTGCGCCCCGTCTACGCCGTGCTGCGGCGGATCCCGTCGACGCGCGACGGGGCGACGCGGCTCGGGCTCGTCACGCGCGCCGAGATGGTCGCCGCGCTCGTGCGCGCGGTGGAGGCGCCGGCGTTAGGCGTGCGCGTCGTGGACGTTCCCGGGATTCGAGGGGTGAAAGGGAACGCGGCGTGA
- a CDS encoding aldose epimerase family protein, with amino-acid sequence MTPTLVSRRLVAALLLATAPAPVALAQGGVQPNATAQTVTVTRAPFGALSDGRAVELFTLRNARGTEVRITNYGAIITSVRTRDRAGKLDDITLGYDSLAGYLRETPYFGAVVGRVANRIARGHFTLDGKTYTLAINNAPNALHGGTVGFDKVLWTAAPFQRAGAAGVVLRYLSKDGEEGYPGNLNVQVRYTLNARDELSVEYEATTDKATPVNLSQHTYWNLAGTGPSTPAHAPLPTALQHVLTIDASAYTPVDSTLIPTGQIASVAGTPFDFRTPTAVGARIGQKDTQLRYGNGYDHNWVLDRNGRTGLVHAAHVYEPTTGRTLDVSTTEPGMQFYTGNFLDGKIAGKAGRSYPFRSTVVLETQHFPDSPNHPNFPSVILRPGQTFRSQTVFAFGVQTPVHK; translated from the coding sequence ATGACCCCGACTCTCGTCTCGCGCCGGCTCGTCGCGGCGCTGCTGCTCGCGACGGCGCCCGCGCCGGTCGCGCTCGCCCAGGGCGGCGTGCAGCCTAACGCGACAGCCCAGACCGTCACCGTCACGCGCGCGCCGTTCGGCGCACTGTCCGACGGGCGCGCCGTCGAGCTGTTCACGCTCAGGAACGCGCGCGGCACCGAGGTGCGCATCACGAACTACGGCGCGATCATCACGTCGGTCCGCACGCGCGACCGCGCGGGCAAGCTGGACGACATCACGCTCGGCTACGACTCGCTCGCCGGCTACCTGCGCGAGACGCCGTACTTCGGCGCCGTCGTGGGACGCGTCGCGAACCGGATCGCGCGCGGGCACTTCACGCTCGACGGCAAGACGTACACGCTGGCGATCAACAACGCGCCGAACGCGCTGCACGGCGGCACCGTCGGCTTCGACAAGGTGCTGTGGACGGCGGCGCCGTTCCAGCGCGCGGGCGCGGCGGGGGTGGTGCTGCGCTACCTCAGCAAGGACGGCGAGGAAGGGTATCCCGGCAACCTGAACGTGCAGGTGCGCTACACGCTGAACGCGCGCGACGAGCTGTCGGTGGAGTACGAGGCGACGACGGACAAGGCGACGCCGGTGAACCTGTCGCAGCACACGTACTGGAACCTCGCCGGCACCGGGCCGAGCACGCCGGCGCACGCGCCGCTGCCGACGGCGCTGCAGCACGTGCTCACGATCGACGCGTCGGCGTACACGCCGGTGGACTCGACGCTGATCCCGACGGGACAGATCGCGTCGGTGGCAGGGACGCCGTTCGACTTCCGCACGCCGACGGCGGTGGGCGCGCGCATCGGCCAGAAGGACACGCAGCTCCGCTACGGGAACGGCTACGACCACAACTGGGTGCTCGACCGGAACGGGCGTACGGGACTCGTGCACGCCGCGCACGTCTACGAGCCGACGACCGGTCGCACGCTCGACGTCAGCACGACGGAGCCGGGGATGCAGTTCTACACGGGCAACTTCCTCGACGGCAAGATCGCCGGGAAGGCGGGCCGCTCGTACCCGTTCCGATCGACGGTGGTGCTCGAGACGCAGCACTTCCCGGACTCGCCGAACCACCCGAACTTCCCGAGCGTGATCCTGCGGCCGGGGCAGACGTTCCGCTCGCAGACGGTGTTCGCGTTCGGCGTGCAGACGCCGGTGCACAAGTAG